The following proteins come from a genomic window of Nocardioides albertanoniae:
- a CDS encoding TetR/AcrR family transcriptional regulator: MKSAATPEPQARPYHHGDLRNALVEAAVSLAEEGGPGSVTIRATARAAGVTPTAAYRHFANQSDLLHAAKHEAMEQLTATILELLAAESPAPDPAEAAVQRLTAAGRGYIHFALAQPGLFRTAFCRPESSEDHIATDLSQILAEAPPYAFLTTALDDLLEAGWLAQELRPDAETAAWSAVHGLSVLFVDGPYRYVPESERERLINATLATVVRGLAGGPASLAPLDGDRPGPG, from the coding sequence GTGAAATCTGCTGCGACGCCCGAGCCCCAGGCACGGCCCTACCATCACGGCGACCTGCGTAATGCGCTGGTCGAGGCAGCGGTGTCCCTCGCCGAGGAGGGCGGTCCCGGCTCGGTGACGATTCGCGCGACGGCCCGCGCAGCAGGCGTGACGCCAACAGCGGCGTACCGTCACTTCGCCAACCAGTCCGACCTGCTCCACGCAGCCAAGCACGAGGCGATGGAGCAACTCACCGCGACGATCCTCGAGCTGCTCGCAGCCGAGTCGCCCGCACCCGACCCGGCCGAAGCGGCCGTGCAGCGACTCACGGCGGCAGGGCGGGGATACATCCACTTCGCCCTCGCGCAGCCTGGCCTGTTTCGCACCGCGTTCTGCCGCCCCGAGTCGAGCGAGGATCACATCGCCACGGATCTCTCCCAGATCCTCGCCGAGGCCCCGCCGTACGCCTTCCTCACGACCGCCCTCGACGATCTGCTCGAGGCAGGCTGGCTCGCGCAGGAGCTACGGCCTGACGCAGAGACGGCAGCCTGGTCCGCCGTCCACGGACTCTCGGTGCTGTTCGTCGACGGTCCCTACCGCTACGTGCCCGAGAGCGAGCGCGAGCGGCTCATCAACGCCACACTCGCCACTGTCGTTCGCGGCCTCGCCGGTGGTCCGGCCTCCCTTGCACCGCTCGACGGCGACCGACCCGGACCCGGATGA
- a CDS encoding NAD(P)-dependent malic enzyme — MTESTLPTEPATYDGDPVFELHRGGKMAITATASVSDKDSLSMAYTPGVARVCTAIAEQPDLAHTYTWVPNTVAVVTDGTAVLGLGDIGPAAAMPVMEGKAVLFKEFGGVDSIPICLDTTDVDEIVETVIRMAPSFGGINLEDISAPRCFEIEDRLKEALDIPVFHDDQHGTAVVTLAALMNSLKLTGRDPETTRVVISGAGAAGVAVAKILLEFGIKDLVLLDRKGIISSTRSDLTASKKAIAELTADTTGRSGSLADAMSGADVYVGVSGGTVPEELVATMADQGIVFAMANPNPEIHPDVAHKYASIVATGRSDFPNQINNVLAFPGIFRGAIDVHASSITEGMKLAAAQALAALVGDDLAADKIIPEPFDPRVGPAVAAAVADAARADGVARQ, encoded by the coding sequence ATGACCGAGTCCACCCTGCCCACCGAACCCGCCACCTACGACGGTGACCCGGTGTTCGAGCTTCACCGCGGCGGGAAGATGGCGATCACGGCGACCGCGTCGGTCTCCGACAAGGATTCGCTGTCGATGGCCTACACGCCCGGTGTCGCGCGGGTCTGCACCGCGATCGCCGAGCAGCCCGACCTGGCGCACACCTACACCTGGGTGCCCAACACCGTCGCCGTGGTGACCGACGGCACCGCCGTGCTCGGCCTGGGCGACATCGGTCCCGCCGCCGCGATGCCGGTGATGGAGGGCAAAGCGGTGCTGTTCAAGGAGTTCGGCGGCGTCGACTCGATCCCGATCTGCCTCGACACCACCGACGTCGACGAGATCGTCGAGACCGTCATCCGGATGGCGCCCTCCTTCGGCGGCATCAACCTGGAGGACATCTCCGCTCCGCGCTGCTTCGAGATCGAGGACCGCCTCAAGGAGGCGCTCGACATCCCGGTCTTCCACGACGACCAGCACGGCACTGCCGTGGTCACGCTCGCTGCGCTGATGAACTCGCTGAAGCTGACCGGCCGCGACCCGGAGACGACCCGCGTGGTCATCTCGGGTGCCGGCGCCGCCGGTGTGGCCGTCGCCAAGATCCTGCTCGAGTTCGGCATCAAGGATCTCGTGCTGCTCGACCGCAAGGGCATCATCTCCTCGACCCGCTCCGACCTGACCGCCTCGAAGAAGGCGATCGCCGAGCTCACCGCCGACACCACCGGCCGCTCGGGCTCGCTCGCCGACGCGATGTCGGGTGCCGACGTCTACGTCGGTGTCTCCGGCGGCACCGTTCCCGAGGAGCTCGTCGCGACCATGGCGGACCAGGGCATCGTCTTCGCGATGGCCAACCCGAACCCGGAGATCCACCCCGACGTCGCGCACAAGTACGCCAGCATCGTCGCCACCGGTCGCTCCGACTTCCCCAACCAGATCAACAACGTGCTCGCCTTCCCGGGGATCTTCCGCGGCGCGATCGACGTCCACGCCTCCTCGATCACCGAAGGCATGAAGCTCGCCGCTGCCCAGGCGCTGGCGGCTCTTGTCGGCGACGACCTGGCCGCCGACAAGATCATCCCCGAGCCCTTCGACCCCCGCGTCGGCCCCGCCGTCGCCGCTGCTGTCGCCGACGCCGCCCGCGCCGACGGCGTAGCCCGCCAGTAG
- a CDS encoding MMPL family transporter, whose protein sequence is MFHRLGTLVVLHPRRVLVIGVIALLGAIYLATSAFGKLDDAGFDDPASESTRAATALEEGFGDEAGFLLTVSADGGKVTEGDAAKDAQSLVDRLRADDDLTHVVSYLDTPGSGMVSDDGAHGLISVAAKDPDNVDAAAVIDRYTDDTATDGSTLVHVGGRLAIFEEISSQLGSDLGLAEAIAIPLMIALLVLAFGNVVAAFVTIGVGGFAIAGTFAELSVLGNVTDVSIYALNLTTGLGLGLAVDYGLLMVARVREERAAGAGHADAVVRAVETAGRTIVFSATTVAVSLAALLVFPLYFLRSSAYAGIGVMIITAVVAVVLLPATIMLLGDRIDALRVPGVRGLHGGAAPFWTRLARFVTRRPWVALPVVAMLIAMATPLAGIQFGTPDDRVLSASAGSRQAGDLLREEFGGDGTSPIRVVTTSAIDAKSLGAYAADLSRVDDVDRVDTRVGTYADGSLVSKKPALAPGDGADELAVVNQLDRQSEEARDLVRDVRAVPAPPGATALVGGGAAELLDSLDAIGAKLPYAAGGLALAMVVILFLFTGSLVQPLRALTLNVIGLGATVGTMVVIFQEGFGADLLGFTALPLNVSMVVLLLVIAFGLSMDYEVFVLGRITEMRRRGLSNVEAVVQGLAHTGRIVTTAAALIATSFFAFLVSDVSFMKFFGLGVGLAILIDAVLVRGILLPAAMRMLGEAAWWAPRPLRRLHSRVGLSEEPATAPHPVTV, encoded by the coding sequence ATGTTCCACCGACTCGGCACACTCGTGGTGCTGCACCCGCGCCGGGTCCTGGTGATCGGCGTGATCGCCCTCCTCGGTGCGATCTATCTGGCCACCTCGGCGTTCGGCAAGCTCGACGACGCCGGCTTCGACGACCCCGCCTCGGAGAGCACTCGCGCGGCTACCGCGCTGGAGGAGGGCTTCGGAGACGAGGCTGGGTTCCTCCTGACCGTCAGTGCCGACGGCGGCAAGGTGACCGAGGGTGACGCGGCGAAGGATGCCCAGTCGCTCGTCGACCGACTCCGAGCCGACGACGATCTGACCCACGTCGTCTCGTATCTGGATACACCTGGATCCGGGATGGTCTCCGACGACGGCGCCCATGGGCTGATCTCCGTCGCGGCGAAGGATCCGGACAACGTCGACGCCGCCGCCGTGATCGACCGCTACACCGATGACACCGCGACCGATGGCTCCACGCTCGTCCATGTCGGCGGCCGGCTCGCCATCTTCGAGGAGATCAGCAGCCAGCTCGGTAGCGACCTCGGTCTTGCCGAGGCGATCGCGATCCCGCTGATGATCGCACTGTTGGTCCTCGCCTTCGGCAATGTCGTCGCCGCCTTCGTCACGATAGGGGTCGGTGGGTTCGCCATCGCCGGCACCTTCGCGGAGCTCTCGGTGCTCGGCAACGTCACCGACGTCTCGATCTACGCGCTCAACCTCACGACCGGCCTCGGGCTGGGACTCGCGGTGGACTACGGACTGCTGATGGTCGCGAGGGTTCGTGAGGAGCGGGCCGCCGGAGCGGGCCACGCCGACGCCGTCGTGCGTGCTGTGGAGACCGCGGGTCGGACCATCGTCTTCAGTGCAACGACCGTCGCCGTCTCCCTGGCCGCGCTGCTCGTCTTCCCGCTCTACTTCCTGCGTTCCTCGGCATATGCCGGGATCGGGGTCATGATCATCACCGCCGTCGTCGCCGTGGTGCTGCTCCCTGCCACGATCATGCTCCTCGGCGACCGGATCGACGCGCTCCGTGTCCCCGGCGTGCGCGGCCTCCATGGTGGGGCGGCCCCGTTCTGGACCCGGTTGGCCCGCTTCGTCACCCGACGTCCCTGGGTCGCGTTGCCAGTCGTTGCGATGCTGATCGCGATGGCGACGCCGCTGGCCGGCATCCAGTTCGGCACCCCCGACGACCGGGTGCTCTCGGCCTCCGCCGGGAGCCGTCAGGCAGGCGACCTGCTCCGTGAGGAGTTCGGTGGCGACGGCACCAGCCCGATCCGCGTCGTGACGACCTCGGCCATCGACGCCAAGAGTCTCGGGGCCTACGCCGCCGACCTCTCCCGGGTCGACGACGTGGACCGCGTCGACACCCGCGTCGGGACGTACGCCGACGGTTCCCTCGTCTCGAAGAAGCCTGCCCTCGCGCCCGGCGACGGCGCTGACGAGCTCGCCGTCGTCAACCAGCTCGATCGCCAGTCCGAGGAGGCGCGCGACCTGGTTCGCGACGTACGTGCCGTTCCCGCCCCACCGGGTGCCACCGCACTCGTCGGTGGTGGCGCCGCGGAGCTGCTGGACTCCCTCGACGCGATCGGTGCCAAGCTCCCGTACGCCGCCGGCGGCCTCGCGCTCGCGATGGTGGTGATTCTCTTCCTGTTCACCGGCAGCCTGGTCCAACCGCTGCGGGCTCTGACGCTCAACGTGATCGGCCTCGGCGCGACGGTCGGGACGATGGTCGTGATCTTCCAGGAGGGCTTCGGTGCCGATCTCCTCGGCTTCACGGCCCTGCCGCTCAACGTCTCGATGGTCGTCCTGCTGTTGGTGATCGCGTTCGGGCTCTCGATGGACTACGAGGTCTTCGTGCTCGGCCGGATCACAGAGATGCGCCGACGTGGTCTGAGCAACGTCGAGGCCGTCGTGCAGGGGCTCGCCCACACCGGGCGGATCGTCACCACGGCCGCCGCCCTGATCGCGACCAGCTTCTTCGCGTTCCTCGTCAGCGACGTCAGCTTCATGAAGTTCTTCGGCCTCGGCGTCGGTCTGGCGATCCTCATCGACGCCGTGCTCGTCCGCGGGATCCTGCTCCCAGCAGCGATGCGGATGCTCGGCGAGGCTGCCTGGTGGGCCCCGCGGCCGTTGCGCCGACTGCACAGCAGAGTCGGGCTGAGCGAGGAGCCGGCGACGGCCCCGCACCCGGTCACGGTCTGA
- a CDS encoding DUF6104 family protein has product MYFTDRGIEELVNRRGDEEVTLAWLAEQLQAFVDVHPEHETAIERLATWLARLDDPED; this is encoded by the coding sequence ATGTACTTCACCGACCGCGGGATCGAAGAGCTGGTCAACCGCCGAGGCGACGAGGAGGTCACTCTCGCCTGGCTCGCCGAACAGCTGCAGGCCTTCGTCGACGTGCACCCCGAGCACGAGACCGCCATCGAGCGCCTCGCCACCTGGCTCGCCCGCCTCGACGACCCCGAAGACTGA
- a CDS encoding fatty acid desaturase family protein: protein MTTVEKTGNRRLTAEELEAFGAEMDVIRQRIVADLGEDDAAYIYNIVKKQRAFEIAGRSLYYLPVIGWVPAVACLSISKILDNMEIGHNVMHGQYDWMGDPDLNSRMFEWDTMAPSENWKYGHNYMHHTFTNIVGKDRDVGYGILRMDEDQEWRPYYLGNPIYAFLLMTFFEWGVAMHDLEVDELVAGRRTWAENKEIGARILRKVKEQTLKDYVLFPLLTGPLAPLTFAGNFTANIIRNLWTFNIIFCGHFPAGVASFSQEECEDETQGHWYYRQLLGSANITGGRLFHIMSGNLSYQIEHHLFPDLPARRYPEIAEEVREICERYDLAYNTGPLHKQLFGVFKKICRFALPDRKSSDAAPAGAAPAIEEVAA from the coding sequence ATGACCACCGTTGAGAAGACCGGCAACCGGCGGCTCACCGCCGAGGAGCTCGAGGCCTTCGGCGCCGAGATGGACGTCATCCGCCAGCGCATCGTCGCCGACCTGGGCGAGGACGACGCGGCGTACATCTACAACATCGTCAAGAAGCAGCGCGCCTTCGAGATCGCCGGCCGCTCGCTCTACTACCTGCCCGTGATCGGCTGGGTGCCTGCCGTCGCCTGCCTGTCGATCTCGAAGATCCTCGACAACATGGAGATCGGGCACAACGTCATGCACGGCCAGTACGACTGGATGGGCGACCCCGACCTCAACTCGCGCATGTTCGAGTGGGACACGATGGCGCCGTCGGAGAACTGGAAGTACGGCCACAACTACATGCACCACACGTTCACCAACATCGTGGGCAAGGACCGCGACGTCGGCTACGGCATCCTCCGGATGGACGAGGACCAGGAGTGGCGCCCCTACTACCTCGGCAACCCGATCTACGCCTTCTTGCTGATGACGTTCTTCGAGTGGGGCGTGGCGATGCACGACCTCGAGGTCGACGAGCTCGTCGCAGGCCGTCGCACCTGGGCTGAGAACAAGGAGATCGGCGCCCGGATCCTGCGCAAGGTGAAGGAGCAGACCCTCAAGGACTACGTGCTGTTCCCGCTGCTCACCGGGCCGCTGGCGCCGCTCACGTTCGCGGGCAACTTCACCGCCAACATCATCCGCAACCTGTGGACGTTCAACATCATCTTCTGCGGCCACTTCCCGGCCGGTGTGGCGTCGTTCTCGCAGGAGGAGTGCGAGGACGAGACGCAGGGCCACTGGTACTACCGTCAGCTGCTCGGCTCGGCCAACATCACCGGCGGCCGCCTCTTCCACATCATGTCGGGCAACCTGTCCTACCAGATCGAGCACCACCTCTTCCCCGACCTGCCCGCCCGCCGCTACCCGGAGATCGCCGAGGAGGTCCGCGAGATCTGCGAGCGCTACGACCTGGCGTACAACACCGGGCCGCTGCACAAGCAGCTCTTCGGCGTCTTCAAGAAGATCTGCCGCTTCGCTCTCCCCGACCGCAAGAGCAGCGACGCCGCTCCTGCCGGCGCAGCCCCGGCCATCGAGGAGGTCGCGGCATGA
- a CDS encoding TetR family transcriptional regulator: MIETGTEPESRAERKLRTRRAILDATLELCADSSLAALSLRQVAKQVGIVPTAFYRHFDSIESLGLALVEESFGSLRALFRDVRRSAQHDEDIVDGSIDALVDHVHRRRDHFAFIARERVAGPSSVREAIRREIELCERELATDLALMTGTDVWTSKDLRVLSSLFVTVLVATAEQILSTDRSEREEQVIAAVRTQLRMLLVGVYHWRSER, encoded by the coding sequence GTGATCGAGACGGGCACCGAGCCGGAGAGCCGCGCGGAGCGCAAGCTGCGCACCCGACGAGCCATCCTCGACGCGACCCTCGAACTGTGCGCCGACAGCTCGCTGGCCGCGCTCTCGCTCCGCCAGGTCGCCAAGCAGGTCGGCATCGTGCCGACCGCCTTCTACCGCCACTTCGACTCCATCGAGTCGCTCGGGCTGGCCTTGGTCGAGGAGTCGTTCGGCTCGCTGCGCGCCCTCTTCCGCGACGTACGCCGCTCAGCGCAGCACGACGAGGACATCGTCGACGGATCGATCGATGCCCTCGTCGACCACGTCCACCGGCGTCGCGACCACTTCGCGTTCATCGCCCGTGAGCGGGTCGCCGGCCCCAGCTCGGTGCGCGAGGCCATCCGGCGCGAGATCGAGCTCTGCGAGCGTGAGCTCGCCACCGACCTGGCGCTGATGACCGGCACCGACGTGTGGACCTCCAAGGATCTGCGCGTGCTCTCGTCGCTGTTCGTGACCGTGCTGGTCGCGACCGCCGAGCAGATCCTCTCCACCGACCGCTCCGAGCGCGAGGAGCAGGTCATCGCCGCCGTGCGCACCCAGCTCAGGATGCTGCTGGTCGGCGTCTACCACTGGCGATCGGAGCGGTGA
- a CDS encoding zinc-binding dehydrogenase, with product MFAAYAEKFSSDDPISGLVLGERPDPVAPDGWTTVTVKTASLNHHDLWSLQGVGLKAEALPMILGCDAAGLDEDGNEVVVHSVISSPDWTGDETLDPKRSLLSERHQGTFAEKVIVPRRNVVAKPEGMSFEEAACLPTAWLTAYRMLFTQGGLKAGDSVLVQGAGGGVATAAITLARAAGLKVYATSRDEAKQKRAIELGAHEALPSGERLPVKVDAVIETVGRATWKHSIRSLRPGGAIIISGTTSGANLDDALLTNIFFLQLKVIGSTMGTRADLASLVSLLDATGTRPLIDRTMPLTEAKAGFEAMHAGELFGKVVFTV from the coding sequence ATGTTCGCTGCGTACGCCGAGAAGTTCTCATCCGACGACCCGATCTCAGGCCTCGTGCTGGGTGAGCGGCCCGACCCGGTCGCGCCCGACGGGTGGACGACGGTCACCGTCAAGACCGCATCGCTCAACCACCACGACCTGTGGTCGTTGCAGGGGGTGGGGCTCAAGGCGGAGGCGCTGCCGATGATCCTCGGGTGCGACGCGGCCGGGCTCGACGAGGACGGCAACGAGGTCGTGGTGCACTCGGTGATCTCCTCGCCCGACTGGACCGGTGACGAGACCCTCGACCCGAAGCGGTCGCTGCTCTCCGAGCGTCACCAGGGCACCTTCGCCGAGAAGGTGATCGTGCCGCGGCGCAACGTCGTGGCGAAGCCCGAGGGGATGTCGTTCGAGGAGGCGGCCTGCCTGCCGACGGCGTGGCTGACCGCCTACCGGATGCTCTTCACCCAGGGCGGACTCAAGGCCGGCGACTCGGTGCTGGTGCAGGGCGCCGGCGGGGGAGTGGCGACGGCGGCGATCACCCTCGCGCGGGCGGCCGGCCTGAAGGTCTACGCCACCTCGCGTGACGAGGCCAAGCAGAAGCGTGCCATCGAGCTCGGCGCCCACGAGGCGCTGCCGAGCGGCGAGCGCCTGCCGGTCAAGGTCGACGCGGTGATCGAGACCGTCGGGCGGGCCACCTGGAAGCACTCGATCCGTTCGCTGCGCCCCGGCGGGGCGATCATCATCAGCGGCACCACCTCGGGGGCGAACCTCGACGACGCGCTGCTGACCAACATCTTCTTCCTCCAGCTCAAGGTGATCGGCTCGACGATGGGCACCCGCGCCGACCTGGCCTCGCTGGTGTCGCTGCTCGACGCCACCGGCACCAGGCCGCTCATCGACCGCACCATGCCCCTGACCGAGGCCAAGGCCGGCTTCGAGGCGATGCATGCCGGTGAGCTGTTCGGGAAGGTCGTCTTCACCGTCTGA
- a CDS encoding MDR family MFS transporter, which translates to MTAAVSTSDRPLGGSADSSRGDRADSSRASQKRRTPAVITLLVLATFVVILNETIMLNAIPNLMRSFGVTEHAAQWVSTAFMLTMASVIPVTGWFLQRVTTRAAYATAMGVFIAGTLVSALAPVFGVLLAGRVIQAAGTAIMMPLLMTTLMTVVEESDRGRVMGNMSMAISVAPALGPTVSGLILQFGSWRLLFVLVLPIAVAVTWSGLRRLENVGETSESSVDWASVVVAALGFGSLVYGLSRFAEGEVGLPLVIAGVGALLIVGFVLRQLHLQRSGTPLLDLRALKHATFAKALVLMAIAFLAMMGSMILLPLYLQTVRGLSPLYTGLLVMPGGLAMGLLGPTVGRIFDAYGGRVLMIPGSIGIVVTLAGLSQISMTTPYWVVLALHMVLMVSLASAFTPVFTLGLGSLPTHLYSHGSSILGTLQQVAAAFGTALSVTVMSVRSEQVVDTVGAVAAQVSGLQAAFLVSAVLALVVVVMAVLLPARADGHGEAEAEADPGTDAEQDPEARTDLDVELAELCEHGREPAACGC; encoded by the coding sequence ATGACTGCTGCCGTCTCCACCTCAGACCGCCCGCTGGGTGGCTCTGCCGATTCGTCGCGGGGCGACCGTGCCGATTCGTCGCGGGCCAGCCAGAAGCGGCGTACGCCTGCCGTCATCACCCTGCTCGTGCTGGCCACCTTCGTGGTGATCCTCAACGAGACGATCATGCTCAACGCGATCCCGAACCTGATGCGGAGCTTCGGGGTCACCGAGCATGCCGCCCAGTGGGTCTCGACCGCGTTCATGCTGACGATGGCGTCGGTGATCCCGGTGACCGGCTGGTTCCTGCAGCGGGTGACGACCAGGGCGGCGTACGCGACGGCGATGGGTGTCTTCATCGCCGGCACCCTGGTCTCGGCGCTGGCGCCGGTGTTCGGGGTGCTGCTCGCCGGCCGGGTCATCCAGGCGGCCGGCACGGCGATCATGATGCCGCTGCTGATGACCACGCTGATGACGGTGGTCGAGGAGAGCGATCGCGGCCGGGTCATGGGCAACATGTCGATGGCGATCTCGGTGGCGCCCGCGCTCGGGCCGACCGTGTCGGGCCTCATCTTGCAGTTCGGCTCGTGGCGGCTGCTGTTCGTGCTGGTGCTGCCGATCGCGGTCGCGGTCACCTGGTCGGGCCTGCGCCGCCTCGAGAACGTCGGTGAGACCTCCGAGTCGAGCGTCGACTGGGCCTCTGTGGTGGTCGCCGCGTTGGGCTTCGGGTCGCTCGTCTACGGTCTGAGCCGTTTCGCCGAGGGCGAGGTCGGGCTGCCGCTGGTGATCGCCGGGGTCGGTGCTCTGCTGATCGTCGGCTTCGTGCTCCGCCAGCTTCATCTGCAGCGCTCCGGCACGCCGCTGCTCGATCTGCGCGCGCTCAAGCACGCCACCTTCGCCAAGGCGCTGGTGCTGATGGCGATCGCGTTCCTGGCGATGATGGGCTCGATGATCCTGCTGCCGCTCTACCTGCAGACGGTGCGTGGGCTCAGCCCGCTCTACACCGGCCTGCTGGTCATGCCGGGTGGCCTCGCGATGGGGCTCCTCGGGCCGACGGTCGGGCGTATCTTCGACGCCTACGGCGGCCGCGTGCTCATGATCCCGGGCTCGATCGGGATCGTCGTGACCCTCGCGGGTCTCTCGCAGATCTCGATGACCACGCCCTACTGGGTGGTGCTGGCGCTCCACATGGTGCTGATGGTGAGCCTGGCGTCGGCGTTCACGCCCGTCTTCACCCTCGGCCTCGGGTCGCTGCCGACCCACCTCTACTCCCACGGGTCCTCGATCCTGGGCACGCTGCAGCAGGTCGCCGCCGCGTTCGGCACCGCCCTGTCGGTCACCGTGATGTCCGTACGCAGCGAGCAGGTCGTCGACACGGTCGGTGCCGTCGCCGCTCAGGTGAGCGGACTGCAGGCGGCCTTCCTCGTCAGCGCGGTCCTCGCGCTGGTCGTCGTCGTGATGGCCGTGCTGCTGCCCGCTCGTGCCGACGGGCACGGCGAGGCCGAGGCGGAGGCCGACCCTGGCACGGATGCCGAGCAGGACCCGGAGGCCCGCACCGATCTCGACGTCGAGCTCGCCGAGCTGTGCGAGCACGGGCGTGAGCCCGCCGCGTGCGGCTGCTGA
- a CDS encoding flavin reductase family protein has translation MALDLGGRILRSRTVAALASPHGIDRYLTQINPMLAAHEVRARIVDIHPEVSAPGAPRVATVTLQPTSTWRGHRAGQHVSVGIDTGEGRRTTRVFTVSNTESKPGDPLTITVRAHDDEDATPYSISKYLTERATVGTLVHLSQAEGDFVLPHHVPEHIVLISGGSGITPVMSMLRSLQRRTHRGKVTFLHWAPSAERQIYAEELEEIRGQGHGVDLHIMHTADGAPYLSPALLEKLVPGYRDLPTWVCGPESLIEATQAAYDGTESLHVEYFKPPRSGGVAGGEMTFSTTGKTVANDGATILDQAEAAGLSPEHGCRMGICFSCTANKSSGLVRNVLTGETSELPDEQIRICVSTPEGDCAVDL, from the coding sequence ATGGCACTCGACCTCGGCGGCCGGATCCTCCGCTCCCGCACGGTTGCGGCGCTCGCCTCACCGCACGGCATCGACCGCTATCTTACCCAGATCAACCCGATGCTGGCAGCGCACGAGGTGCGCGCCCGCATCGTCGACATCCACCCGGAGGTCAGCGCGCCCGGCGCGCCCCGCGTGGCGACCGTGACCCTGCAGCCCACCTCGACCTGGCGCGGTCACCGCGCCGGCCAGCACGTCAGCGTCGGCATCGACACGGGGGAGGGGCGGCGTACGACCCGCGTCTTCACCGTCTCCAACACCGAGAGCAAGCCGGGTGACCCGCTCACCATCACGGTGCGTGCCCACGACGACGAGGACGCGACCCCCTACAGCATCTCGAAGTACCTGACCGAGCGAGCGACGGTCGGCACCCTCGTGCACCTCTCGCAGGCCGAGGGCGACTTCGTGCTCCCGCACCACGTGCCCGAGCACATCGTGCTCATCTCCGGCGGCTCGGGCATCACCCCGGTGATGTCGATGCTGCGCTCGCTGCAGCGGCGTACGCACCGCGGGAAGGTCACGTTCCTGCACTGGGCGCCGAGCGCGGAGCGCCAGATCTACGCCGAGGAGCTCGAGGAGATCCGCGGCCAGGGGCACGGCGTCGACCTGCACATCATGCACACCGCCGACGGGGCGCCCTACCTCTCGCCGGCACTCCTGGAGAAGCTCGTCCCCGGCTACCGCGACCTGCCCACCTGGGTCTGCGGCCCCGAGTCGCTCATCGAGGCGACCCAGGCTGCCTACGACGGCACCGAGTCGCTCCACGTGGAGTACTTCAAGCCGCCTCGCTCCGGCGGTGTCGCCGGCGGCGAGATGACCTTCTCCACGACCGGCAAGACCGTCGCCAACGACGGCGCCACGATCCTCGACCAGGCCGAGGCCGCGGGGCTGAGCCCCGAGCACGGCTGCCGGATGGGGATCTGCTTCTCCTGCACCGCCAACAAGAGCTCCGGGCTGGTCCGCAACGTCCTCACCGGCGAGACCTCCGAGCTGCCCGACGAACAGATCCGGATCTGCGTGAGCACGCCCGAGGGCGACTGTGCAGTCGACCTCTGA